Proteins encoded in a region of the Methanocellales archaeon genome:
- a CDS encoding dockerin type I repeat-containing protein → ILIYSNESPQGLLGDVNNDGVVNVLDATKVKNRAGNPFYPLDNEWAADVNSDGIINVLDATKVKNRAADPNYPW, encoded by the coding sequence TATTTTGATCTACAGCAATGAGTCGCCCCAAGGTCTCCTAGGCGATGTTAACAATGATGGCGTGGTGAACGTGCTCGATGCGACCAAGGTGAAGAACCGTGCCGGCAACCCCTTCTATCCCCTGGATAACGAATGGGCCGCAGATGTCAACAGCGACGGCATCATAAACGTGCTCGATGCGACGAAGGTGAAGAACCGTGCCGCAGATCCGAAC